The Deltaproteobacteria bacterium nucleotide sequence AGCGTAATGGACGGCTCCACCCCCCAGAGGACTCCCAGGGCCACCCCGGCAAAGGTGGAATGGCTGATGGCATCTGAAAAAAAGGCCATCCGGAAATTGACCACATGGACCCCCAGGACGGCACACAAGGGGGCGATGATCATCATGGCGCCGATAGCCCGCCAGATAAAAGCAAACTGGGCCCATTCGAAAGGGACCGCGGTTTGCAGAAAAGAATATAAAGGGGAAAAGAGGGCTTCCATGGATCAGGGATTCAATTCGCCGTCGCCATGATGGGGGCCATGGCTGTGAGGATAAATTTGAACATGAAGTCCGAAGGTCTTCAACAGATTCTCTTCGGTAAGGGTACTTAAGCCCCCGCAACAACGAACGGTTTTATTTAAACAGATCACGTGCTGGGCATGGTTGGAGACCACTGAAAGGTCATGGGAAATCAAGATAACGGTCAGATTGGCCTGATGCTGGATATCGGAAAGGAGGTCACAAAACAACTGTTCTCCTGTGGCATCAATCCCGGCAGTCGGCTCATCAAGCAGCAGGATCTGGGGATTACCCTCTAAAGCCATGGCCAACAGGACCTTTTGTAATTCCCCACCGGAAAGTTTGCCTATGAAACGATCTTCCAGGCCCAAGGCCCCTACCCTTTTTAATCCGGCCCGGACCTGATCCCTGACCTTTTCTCTTTTCCCCAGCCAGAGGGGTTTCCTGTTGATCGAAATAGTCATCAGATCTTCCACTGTGCAAGGCAGACCACGGTCAAATTCCAAACGTTGGGGCACATAACCCATGTCAGGTCGTCCCCCAAGGGAACCTCCAAAATGAATGGTCCCTTTATAAGGAATCAATCCCAGGAGGGCCAGGAGCAAAGTGGTTTTCCCGGCACCATTGGGACCTATAATGGCCGTGGTCCGGCCGGCCGGGATGGAGCAGGACACATCCCTCAGGATCTCTACCTTGCGGATAGTGACCTCCAAGTTTCGGAGTTCAATGGCGGTTTCCGGGGAAAGGGTCCGGTTCTGTTCCATATAAATTATTTAAACGCCTTCCTGAAAATTTCCAAATTCTTTTTCATGGCATTTTCATAGGTATCGGCCGCCGCCTTCCCGGTAGCGACCGGGTCCATTTCAAAAACAGGAACACCCGTCTCTCTGGAAAGCGTTTGAGCCACCTTATCGGAATATTGGGGTTCTGAAAAAATGGTTGCCACCCGATCATTTTTGACCTTCCTGGCCAGACGGGCCAGAACCTTGGGGGAAGGCTCCACGCCTAATTGGGTTTGAATGACCCCAACCATCGTCAGGCCGGTATCCCGGGCCAGATAAGCCAGAATATCATGAAAGGCAAGAATCTTTTTGTTCCGGGCCCGGGCCACCACCTGCTGCATTTCCTGAAACAGGCCTTCCAGTCTTCCGGAGTATTCCTGGGCATTCAGACCATAATCCCGGGCATGGGCCGGGTCTTTAAGAGAAAGTCCCTCGGCAATGGTCCGGACCATGATCGCCGCTGCCCTGGGACTCACCCAGGCGTGACCATTCATGAGGTCGGCATGATCATGACGCTGCCCGGTCTTGGATTTTCCATGGTCTGAATGAGCCGGTTCAGGTCGATTCAAAATGGGTTGAATTTTCTCGGCCGCCAGAATAACGGGGACTTTGGACCCGGCCTGTTTTAAAAATTGATCTAAAAATTCTTCCATTCCAAGGCCGTTGGCTATAATTAGATCGGCCCGGGTCATCTTAATCAAATCACCAGGGGTCAGGTCGTAATTATGAGGGCACCCTTGATGGGCCGGCAGGAGCAAGTCCACCTGTACTCCGGGGGTCTTCCCGACTACATTGAGCGTCAGCGAATAGACAGGAAGGATAGTGCAGACCACCCGGAAGGGCTTTCCCGATTCCCGGCCTTCCAGACCCGGAACGAAGGCCGCAGTGAACAGTCCCCAAATAACAAACCCCATTAGGATATGAATTGATTTTCGCATAGATCTTCTGCAAGACCTTCAGCCCCATTAAGTACCATGAAGCATGAAACTTGCATCTTGCAACTTGTAACTTTATTTTCGTATTAAAAGGTACTAATATATAGGGGTGATCGTCAAGGATTTTATTTAAATTTAAATAACAAGAAGATTCTATGTCCTCTCCGAAAACAAAAATCAAGTCATCAGAAACCCGGAGCAAGATATTACAGCAAATCCTGCCCACCATTCGTAAAAATTGTACCCTGGCAGATGCCCATCATAGTGGGCTTTTTTCCTTATGCGGTCTGTTTCTTAGAATGAAAGACCAGTATAACTGGGAAAAACAGAATCCGCCCTGGAGCCCTACCGACAAAGATCGGCTTTTGAAATGGATCGACCAAAAGGAAGCCCTGTGGCTGGAGTGTCTGGATTCCCCTTTTGAACCGATCCGGATTAATGGCCACACCTTTGATTACCTGGACAATCGGCAGATTAATCAATTCCTGATACCGGCCGGGCTTTATTATGGGGCCGGATATGGGAGAGGATTGAAGCCGACTTTTTTTCTGGGTAGGGTTAAGGAAAAACGCCTGTCCTTTGGGTTCACCGTCATTGTCCTGGAACGGAATTTAGCCTGTGACCTGTCCCTGACCCTGGCCCAGAGACAGGGAAGGACTATCGTCCTTCATCTCGACCCTTTGCGTTTTTTCCTATGGTCCAAGATCCAGGAAACCGAACAGTGGGAGCGGGAGGCCACTGCACTGGCCCTTTCCTTTTACGGCTGGAATCCTTCGGCACCGCCCGATGGTCAAATGGAACCGATCATCCAATCCGAACTGGAAACGGTATTGTTTCATGAACTGGGGGAGGCCCGGGATCGAACCATTCCCCAAGGCCTTTGGCGGTCCCTGCTTTCCCTCTTTCCTTTCAGCCGGGTCGAATTGTACCTTCGAACCCTGAAGGATCTTTTGGCAGATACCCATCCGGGGGGAACGCTAACCCATATAATCGAAAGTGGAAAGGCCGGCTCTCTGGCCTTTTATCTCTCCAACCTGAAAGGCCTTCGCCGGACCCTGTTCCCGGAAATTATTCCGGCCATCAGGAAATTCAAAAAGGAAATGGACTGGTCCGGCGTTATCCGGGCTAAAAAAGAAGGCCGCCATCGGCTGGTCAACCAGGCCGGCCGGATCAGGGAATTGGCCGGAAAATGGATACCTGCCCGGCCGGAAGAATTTTCCGCCCGGTTTGAACAAGAATTTTTCAATCCTCTGGGCCTTTAACCGAATTCGGGAAAGTACCGGCTTTTTAACACAAACCGGGTATC carries:
- a CDS encoding metal ABC transporter ATP-binding protein, with protein sequence MEQNRTLSPETAIELRNLEVTIRKVEILRDVSCSIPAGRTTAIIGPNGAGKTTLLLALLGLIPYKGTIHFGGSLGGRPDMGYVPQRLEFDRGLPCTVEDLMTISINRKPLWLGKREKVRDQVRAGLKRVGALGLEDRFIGKLSGGELQKVLLAMALEGNPQILLLDEPTAGIDATGEQLFCDLLSDIQHQANLTVILISHDLSVVSNHAQHVICLNKTVRCCGGLSTLTEENLLKTFGLHVQIYPHSHGPHHGDGELNP
- a CDS encoding zinc ABC transporter substrate-binding protein, whose protein sequence is MRKSIHILMGFVIWGLFTAAFVPGLEGRESGKPFRVVCTILPVYSLTLNVVGKTPGVQVDLLLPAHQGCPHNYDLTPGDLIKMTRADLIIANGLGMEEFLDQFLKQAGSKVPVILAAEKIQPILNRPEPAHSDHGKSKTGQRHDHADLMNGHAWVSPRAAAIMVRTIAEGLSLKDPAHARDYGLNAQEYSGRLEGLFQEMQQVVARARNKKILAFHDILAYLARDTGLTMVGVIQTQLGVEPSPKVLARLARKVKNDRVATIFSEPQYSDKVAQTLSRETGVPVFEMDPVATGKAAADTYENAMKKNLEIFRKAFK